Part of the Streptomyces europaeiscabiei genome is shown below.
GATCAGGTCCAGGAGCGCGGGATCGGCGATCAGCCCCGCCTTGACCACCTCGGCGAGGCCGCCGACGTACTCGGGCAGCGGCAGCGTGGCGAGCAGGTCCAGGTCGCACACGACGCCGGCCGGCCGGTGCAGGGCGCCGACCAGGTTCTTGCCCTGGGGGACGTTGAGGGAGCCCCTGCCTGAGACCGAGGCACCGACCATGCCCAGCAGGGTGGAGGGCACCAGCACCAGACGCAGCCCCTGTTGCCAGGTGGCGGCGAGGAAACCGGCGAGGTCGGTGGTGGCGCCGCCGCCGACGGCCACGACCGCGTCGCCGCGGGTGAAGCCCACTTCGGCGAGCCGGGACCACAGATACACCAGCACACCGGCGTCCTTGGCGGACTCGCCGGGCGGTACCACCAGCTCCAGCACCTGACGGCCGTGCCGTTCGAGGTCGCCGGCGATGCGCCGGGCGGCGGCGGCCAGCGCCGGCGGATGTATGAGCGCCACCCGCGTCGCGCTGTCGCCGAGCAGCGGCCCGACGTGCTCGTGCAGGCCGGTGCCGACGACGACGGGGTACGGTGCCCCGCCGGTCGCCTGCAGGGTCGTCGGGGCGGTGTCCGGTTGCATGGAGAAAGTCATGGTCTGCCTCACTTGATCGCCAGGTGGCTCAGGTAGGTGCGGTGGTTGCGGGAGGTCTCCGCCACGCTGTCGCCGCCGAACTTCTCCAGCGCGGCGTCCGCGACGACCAGCGCGGTCACCGCCTGCGCGACCACGGCGGCGGCCGGTACCGCGCAGACGTCGGAACGCTGGTGGTGGGCCACGGCGGTGTCACCGGTGGCCACGTCCACGGTGGCCAGCGCCCTGGGCACGGTGGCGATGGGTTTCATGGCGGCGCGCACCCGCAGCGGCTCGCCCGTCGAGATACCGCCCTCGACGCCGCCGGAACGGGCGCTGGCCCGGCGCAGGCCACCCTCGCCGGGCACGATCTCGTCGTGCGCGCGCGAGCCCGGGACACCGGCGAGCGCGAAGCCCTCACCGAGTTCGACGCCCTTGATGGCCGGGATGCCCATGAGGGCACCGGCCAGGCGCGCGTCCAGCCGGCGGTCCCAGTGCACATGCGATCCCAGGCCAGGCGGAAGCCCGAACACCAGGACCTCGACGATGCCGCCGAGCGTGTCCCCGGCCCGGTGCGCCCGGTCCACCTCGGCGACCATGGCGGCCGATGCCGCGGAGTCGAAGCAGCGTACGGGGTCGGCGTCGAGCCGGCCGGTGTCCTGCGGGCCGGGCAGTACCGGTGAGGGCGAGTGCCGGCCGCCGAGCGCCACGACGTGGCTGACGAGTTCGACTCCGTAGGCCTGCCCCAGGAAGGCCTGGGCGAGGGCGCCCAGCGCCACGCGGGCGGCCGTCTCGCGGGCGCTGGCCCGCTCCAGCACCGGCCGGGCGTCGTCGAACCCGTACTTCTGCATACCGGCCAGATCGGCATGGCCGGGGCGGGGACGGGTGAGGGGGGCGCCGCGGGCCTGGCGGGAGAGGGCGTCGGCGCTCACCGGGTCGGCGGCCATCACCGTCTGCCACTTGGGCCATTCGGTGTTGCCCACGCGGACCGCGACCGGGCTGCCGAGGGTGCGGCCGTGGCGTACCCCGCCGACGAAGGCGACCTCGTCGCGTTCGAACTTCATACGGGCACCGCGCCCGTGTCCCAGGCGTCGGCGGGCGAGTGCGTCGGCGACCTCGTCGGTGGAGGTCCGCACATCCGCGGGCAGTCCCTCGAGCACGGCGGTCAGGGCCGGCCCGTGCGACTCGCCGGCGGTGAGCCATCGCAGAGTTGGCAATGCACTTCCTTCGTTCTGGTACGCGGGCGGATGGGAGCGAGCGGGACGCGGGCCGCGATGCGGACGCACGCGCGTCGCACGGACGTACGCGCCGTGTGCGCCGTGTGCGTCGCGCGGAGGTACGGCTGTGCGCGGAGGTACGGCCGTGCGTGCCGTGTGTGTTGTGCGTGCCGTGCGTGTTGTGGGTGTCGTGCGGTTCGGGGGAGGGGGCGGCAGGCGGCCTGGGCGGGCGTCAAGCGACGGTGCGGGCGCCGACCGGTCCACGGCGTGCGGTGCGCGGCGGGCTCTGCGCGCGGACGCCGGCCGGGTCCGCCGCCCGCTGCACGCGCCAGCCGCGGTCCTCCAGCCGGCCCGCCATGTCCTGCGCTGCGGCGGGCGCGACCATCAGTTCCACCAGGCCGCCCGGCCTGCCCGGCGGGTGGTCGACGGACAGGTCCTCGGCGGTGATGCCGAACTCGCAGGCGGTGCCCAGCAGCCGGGCCAGCTCGCCCGGCCGGTCCGCGATGAGGACGCGGACCGGGACACGGGCGCGTTCGGGCGGGCCGTGCGTGCCCGCGATGGCGTCGCGGCCGGCGAGCCCGCGGGTGAGCAGGTCGGCCAGCAGGGTCGTGCCCTGGGCGCGTTCGTCGGCGTCGACGGCGGCCAGGCCGCGCAGCGCCGCCACGGTGACCGCGAGATCCTCGGCGAGTTCGTCCAGGACGTCCGCGACCGCCGGAGCGTTGTTCTCCAGGATGTCGCCCCACAGCTGCGTGTCGCCGTCGGCGGTCCGGGTGGCTTCGCGCACGCTCCGGCCGGCCAGCCGCACCGCGTCGGCGGACAGGTGCTCCAGGCGGGCCGCGACGAGCGCGGCGACGACGTGCGGGGCGTGGGAGACGACGGCGACCGCCCGGTCGTGGGCCTCGCTGTCCATGAGGACGGGGGTGGCGCCGCACAGGGCCACCAGTTCCAGCGCCGTGTTGAGGGTGTCCCTGCCCGTGTGCGCGGACGGGCTGAGCACCCAGGGCCGCTCCTGGAACAGCTCGGCGCGGGCGGCCAGCGGGCCGGAGTGTTCCCGTTCGGCCAGGGGGTGGCCGCCGATGAACACCGCCGGGTCCACGCCGCTGGCGGCCACCTCTCGTCCCGGCCCGGCCTTGACGCTCGCGACGTCGGTGTAACCGCGGGCGAGCCCGCGGGCGCACTGCTCGGCGAGGACGGGGCGCAGGCGTCCCGGCGCAACGGCCAGCACCGCGATGTCGGCCGGGGCGGGCGGTGTGCCGACGAGCCCCGCGCCCAGTGCCGCGGCGGTGCGTGCCGCGCACCGGTCGGTGTCGCTCAGATACACGCTCACCCCGTGCCGGGTGAGAGCCAGCGCGATGGAGGTGCCGATCACTCCCGTGCCCACCACCGCGGCGGTGCGGATCATCCGGCGCCCCCGCCGTGCGCGCCGGCGCCTCCCGGCTCCTCCTGGAGCAGGTCGGGCTGCTCGGCGACGATCTCGTCCCACAGCAGCTGGAAGCTGAACCGGCCCAGCTCCTGGTCCCCGAAGCCTTCACGGGCGGCCAGGGCCTGTTCGGGGGTGAGGGTGCGGGGGGTGCCCGCGGCCCGGGCGAGGAGCTGCACCTGGGCGCAGCTGTCGTAGCTCAGGAACCAGTGCACGGCCTCGTCCAGGGAACCGCCCACCGTGATCAGTCCGTGGTGGCGCAGCAGGACGGCACGGTTGCCGCCGAGCCGCTCGGCGATGTCACGGCCCTGGGCCGGTGTCACGCAAGGCCCGTCGTAGCGGTTGTAGAGCACCTGGCGGCCGTAGAACGCCGCCGATTCCTGGTCGATCGGTTCGAGCAGCGTGCCCAGTGCGCCCAGCGCCCGGGAGTGCGGGGTGTGGCCGTGGGCGACCGCGGTGGCGTCGGGGTGCAGCTCGTGGATCTGTGAGTGGATGACGAACGCGCTGGGGTTGACCGGGTGGTGGCCGGCCACCACGTCACCGGCGGCGTCGACGCAGATCAGGTCGGCGACGCGGACCTGCCGGAAGGAGACGCCGAAGGGATTGACCCAGAAGCGGTCTCGGTGTTCGGGGTCGCGTACGGAGATGTGGCCGGATATCCCTTCCGCGAAGCCGTACTTCCCGAACAGCCTGACGGCGGCGGCCAGCCGCTGCTTGCGGTGGCGGCGGGTCTCCTCGTACGTGGCGAAGCGCGGTTCGCCGGGAATCGGCAGCCGGGTGGCGGTGGCGGCCAGGTAGGCGGGGCGAGGATCGGTCGCGGTCGGGCTCATTGCGCGGGCGGTCCTTCCTGGGTGGCTGGGTGCGGGCGGTGTGCCGGCGCGTCGTCAGGCGGCGACCGGTTCGGCCTCGCTGCGGGCGGCGTCGACGGTGGCCGAGTGCTGGAGGATCGCGGTGACGATGTCCTGGCTGCGGTCGACCAGGGAGGGGATGCCGAAGGTGAAGAACAGGGCTCCGGCGGCGATGTTGCCGAGCCCGTACAGCCGCGGGTCGGGCCGCCCGTTGCTGGTGAGCCGGCTGGTGGCGCGGGCCAGCTGCAGTCCGCCGTGCGGGTGGCGGCTGACCGCGCGGGCCTTGACCAGTGAGGTCACCAGGGGCAGCGCACCGCAGGGGATGCGCCCCTCGGAGGCGTTGACGGCGCTGATCACCTTGTCGGCGCGGAAGGCGGTGCCGTCGGCGGCCAGGACGTCGAAGCCGCTCCCGTCGGCCGCGGTGATGTCGAGCAGGCCCGAGAACATCTCCAGCCGGCCCGCCTCCACCAGGCCGAGCAGGACGGTGGCGCTGGAGGGCGGCATGGGGCAGCACAGGCTCATGAGGGTGCGGTAGTGGGCGCGCAGGACCCGGACCTTGTCCTCCTCGCGCAGCAGGGGCCATACGTCGGGTCCGGTCTCCGGCACGGCGCGCTGCAGGATGCGCATGCCCACCTGCGGCGAGTCGACCTCGTCGAGCTGGCGGCGCAGCCGGTCGACCGGGTCCTCCAGGTCGACGCGGATGATCTCCTCGATGACGCCGTCGAGATCCGCGCCGGCGTCCCTGAACTCCGCCCGCAGTACGGCGGCCACGTCCTCGATGGTCAGCCGGGACCGTTCCCGGGCGGCGGTCCTCACCCGCACCGGCGTCAGGTGGCGCAGTTCGAGGGGGGTGGGCCGCTGCCGTACGCCCGGCAGCACGCCGCGCCGCGACATCAGGCTGATGGGGCCCCGGTGGCCCCGGGCGGCCAGCGACAGGACGATGTCGACGGCGGTCAGGCCGCTGCCGATGACGGCCACGTGGTCGTTCTCACCGAGCTCCGCCAGCGTGCCGGAGAGCGGGTAGGGCTCTGCGATGAAGCCGGGCGTGCCGGTGAGTCCGTAGACGTCCTTGGGGCTGTCGCCGCCGACGCACAGCACCGCGTAGTCGAAGGCCCGCGTCCGCCCCGGACCGGTGCCCAGGAGCACCTGGCCGGGCCTTCGGCCGGCGGCCTTCACGGCCTCGCCGACGATGTCGACGCGCCAGCCCCTGCCCCGCAGCCGGCCCAGGGCCGCGTACGCGGTCTCCTCCAGGTAGTCGCCGTAGACGGCGCGCGGCGCGAAGCGGGCTCCCGACAGCCGGTCGGTGCCCCGGACCACGCCGGTGACGCGGTCGTGGGCCTGCAGCCAGCGCTCGAAGTGCCCGGGGTCGCCCGCCCGTACGGACATGTCGTCGGGGGTCGCGTTCACGCGCAGGATCTCGGTGTCGATCTGGTAGGCGCGGCCGCGCCACAGATGGGGCGAGGGTTCGAACACGGTGAGGCTGCCGGGGTCGCCCTCGCTCCGGGCCAGGTTGTCGATCAGGCAGACGGCGGCCGCACCGCCGCCGACGACGCCGATCGAGATTCCAGAGGGCATGTGTCTGTCACCTATCGGTTGGCGGAGGGCTCGCTTGCGGTGGCGGGAGACGAACACGGAACGCCGGGACGTGCCCGGCGCCGGTCCGACGCACAGCGACTGTAGGAACGCACCGGGCGGTCCATTTGCCGTGCCGCGCACCGGGACTTGCCGAATCACGCCGGGACGTGCGCGCTCGCGCGCGCCGGTGAGAGGGACGTCCCGCTCCTGTGCCCCGGCGGTGCCGGGGAGCGTGCCTCACCCGTGCCGGCGGCCCCGGCAACGGCACGAAGACGGCCGGCCCCTGACAAGGGACCGGCCGCGGCGGGTGAGCCGGTGCAGGCAGCGGGGCGGGCAGTGCCCCTGCCCGCGCGGATCACAGCAGTGCGGGCGGGCCGGCGGTACGGCGCGGGCCGTGGCCGTGCCGTGTGACCATGGCGATCTCGCGCCGGGCCGCCGCCGCTATGTCGATGATGCGCTCGGCGTGCGGCAGCAGCCGTAACCCTGCGTCCGTGAGGGAGAGCTGGCGCCTGCTGCGGTCGAACAGCTCGGCTCCCACGGCTTCTTCGAGGTTCTTGATCTGTGTGGTCACGGTCGACTGCGCGTAGTGGAGGTTCCTGGCGGCCCGCGTGATGCTCAACTCGGTCGCCACCTCACGGAACGCGCGCAGCTGCTGCAACTGCATGGACCAGCCCCCTTTTTCTCACACACGCACGGCGTGTTGCCGCCCAAATAATATACCAACCAACCCGTTTTTTTTGGGGTGCGTCGTCGGGCGGATCCGGGCACGTCAGTCGGACATGGCGGCCGGCGACATCAGGTCCCGGGCGATCTGGGGCAGCACCCGGTCCAGGAGTTCACTCCCGCGCACGGCGCCCTGGGCGGTGCGCGGCACCTCGTCCACGGCCACGGCATGCGCGTACAGCTCCGGCAGATTGCGCTGGCAGGCGGCGAGCACGGCCCGGCGTCCGGAGATCTCCTGGCGGGGCGTCGGCGGTACGAACGCCGCGACGACCGCACTGCCCAGTTCGGGCAGATCGGTGAGGACCACGGCGCACTCCCGTACGCAGGACAGTTCGAGCAGCTCCCCTTCCAGGGCGAAGAACCCCCTCTCCGGATCCATCTCCTGGGCGTCCTCGAACAGGTCGGGCAGGTGCGGGGTGGCGGTCATGCGGAGATCTCCTGGTGCACGGTCTGCTCCAGCTGGAGGTTGAGGGTGATGATGGGGACCACCGCCTCCAGCAGCTCGGCGGTCCTGATCCGGCCGGTCGGGCTGTAGGGGATGGCGTCGACGGCGATCACATGGGCCGGGATCGACGGCACCCGGCGGGCACAGGCCGTCCTCAGGGCCGTATGGCCGGTGACCTCGCGTCCGACGGCGACGGCGATGAACGGTACGACGAGGGCCTCGCCCCCCAGCGCGGGCAGATCGACCCGCACCACGGCGGTGTCGCGCAGACAGGGCAGGTTCAGCAGGTCCGACTCCAGACGGAACAGCGCGGCGTCCATGGCGCCGTCGCGGGCCACCGCCGTCACGCCCGAACCGCGGCCGGTCAGGACGAGCCGGCCCTGCTCGTCGAGGAGGCCGAGGTCGTCGGTCACGAGGAAGCGCTGCTGCCCTCCGCCGGTGTCGAGGGTGACGAAGGCGTCCTCGCCGTCGAGGTAACCGTCCATCACCTGGTGGCCGTGCACGGCGATACGGCCCGGTCGGCCGGCGGGCAGCACGGTGCCTGTGTCGTCGAGCACCACGACGGTGGTGCCGAGCCCCGCCCGGCCGCTGCGCGCCCGGGTGACCTGCGACTCCTCCGGAGTGAGGATCGTGACGAGGCCGGACTCGGGTGTGCTGTGGACCAGGTGCAGCACCGGGCCGAGCCGCTCCCAGGCCGCGTCGAGCGTCCAGCGCCCCAGGTGGGTGCCGGGCGTCACCACGCAGCGCAGCCGCGGGGGGTGCGCCGGGGCGTCGGAGGCCGGGTGGGCGAGCAGCGCGAGGAGCACCCCGGGGTCCAGCACCGCGGTGGTGACGCCTTCGCAGGTGAGCTGCGCGGCCAGGGCCGCGGGATCCCGCATGGCCCCCAGCACCACGGTGGCGCCGACCGCGAGCAGCGTCCGCGTCAGCTGCAGGGCCAGCGGCTGCCACGGCGGCGCGGCCACGAGATGGATGTCGTGCGCGTCGAACCCGAACTCCTCGACCAGGTCGATCAGCGCGCGGGCCTCGGCCGCGGCGGCGCGCACCGCGACGCGCGGCCGGGGCCCGCCGGGCACGACGGTGAGCCACTCGCGGTGCAGGGGGGCGGGAAGCTGCTGCAGCGGTTCGCTTCCCAGCAGCACCGGGAAGGCGGACCGCGTTCGCGGCGCCTGGGCCGCATGGTCGGCCAGGAGGCCGCTCTCGCCGTCCAGGACGACCCGCAGCGCCCTGTCCGCGCCCGGCCACGCGCAGCGCTCCAGCTGCGGCTGGTACTCGGGGGCGACGAACACCGCGCAGGGGCCGAGCAGTTCGAGTTCTGCCAGGAGCCGGTCCGGCTCCTGCTGCGGGTCCAGCCCCGTGCAGGGGATGCCGAGCGTGGCGCAGGCCGCC
Proteins encoded:
- a CDS encoding class II aldolase/adducin family protein, producing MSPTATDPRPAYLAATATRLPIPGEPRFATYEETRRHRKQRLAAAVRLFGKYGFAEGISGHISVRDPEHRDRFWVNPFGVSFRQVRVADLICVDAAGDVVAGHHPVNPSAFVIHSQIHELHPDATAVAHGHTPHSRALGALGTLLEPIDQESAAFYGRQVLYNRYDGPCVTPAQGRDIAERLGGNRAVLLRHHGLITVGGSLDEAVHWFLSYDSCAQVQLLARAAGTPRTLTPEQALAAREGFGDQELGRFSFQLLWDEIVAEQPDLLQEEPGGAGAHGGGAG
- the aroC gene encoding chorismate synthase, coding for MPTLRWLTAGESHGPALTAVLEGLPADVRTSTDEVADALARRRLGHGRGARMKFERDEVAFVGGVRHGRTLGSPVAVRVGNTEWPKWQTVMAADPVSADALSRQARGAPLTRPRPGHADLAGMQKYGFDDARPVLERASARETAARVALGALAQAFLGQAYGVELVSHVVALGGRHSPSPVLPGPQDTGRLDADPVRCFDSAASAAMVAEVDRAHRAGDTLGGIVEVLVFGLPPGLGSHVHWDRRLDARLAGALMGIPAIKGVELGEGFALAGVPGSRAHDEIVPGEGGLRRASARSGGVEGGISTGEPLRVRAAMKPIATVPRALATVDVATGDTAVAHHQRSDVCAVPAAAVVAQAVTALVVADAALEKFGGDSVAETSRNHRTYLSHLAIK
- a CDS encoding LysR family transcriptional regulator; amino-acid sequence: MQLQQLRAFREVATELSITRAARNLHYAQSTVTTQIKNLEEAVGAELFDRSRRQLSLTDAGLRLLPHAERIIDIAAAARREIAMVTRHGHGPRRTAGPPALL
- a CDS encoding AMP-binding enzyme gives rise to the protein MTATPHLPDLFEDAQEMDPERGFFALEGELLELSCVRECAVVLTDLPELGSAVVAAFVPPTPRQEISGRRAVLAACQRNLPELYAHAVAVDEVPRTAQGAVRGSELLDRVLPQIARDLMSPAAMSD
- a CDS encoding prephenate dehydrogenase, translated to MRTAAVVGTGVIGTSIALALTRHGVSVYLSDTDRCAARTAAALGAGLVGTPPAPADIAVLAVAPGRLRPVLAEQCARGLARGYTDVASVKAGPGREVAASGVDPAVFIGGHPLAEREHSGPLAARAELFQERPWVLSPSAHTGRDTLNTALELVALCGATPVLMDSEAHDRAVAVVSHAPHVVAALVAARLEHLSADAVRLAGRSVREATRTADGDTQLWGDILENNAPAVADVLDELAEDLAVTVAALRGLAAVDADERAQGTTLLADLLTRGLAGRDAIAGTHGPPERARVPVRVLIADRPGELARLLGTACEFGITAEDLSVDHPPGRPGGLVELMVAPAAAQDMAGRLEDRGWRVQRAADPAGVRAQSPPRTARRGPVGARTVA
- a CDS encoding class I adenylate-forming enzyme family protein gives rise to the protein MIKLDDIRRHAAVRPDADAVVDGATRLSWARFADAVDRFAAGLVTALPDVRPVRAAFLAGPRWELTVAMAACATLGIPCTGLDPQQEPDRLLAELELLGPCAVFVAPEYQPQLERCAWPGADRALRVVLDGESGLLADHAAQAPRTRSAFPVLLGSEPLQQLPAPLHREWLTVVPGGPRPRVAVRAAAAEARALIDLVEEFGFDAHDIHLVAAPPWQPLALQLTRTLLAVGATVVLGAMRDPAALAAQLTCEGVTTAVLDPGVLLALLAHPASDAPAHPPRLRCVVTPGTHLGRWTLDAAWERLGPVLHLVHSTPESGLVTILTPEESQVTRARSGRAGLGTTVVVLDDTGTVLPAGRPGRIAVHGHQVMDGYLDGEDAFVTLDTGGGQQRFLVTDDLGLLDEQGRLVLTGRGSGVTAVARDGAMDAALFRLESDLLNLPCLRDTAVVRVDLPALGGEALVVPFIAVAVGREVTGHTALRTACARRVPSIPAHVIAVDAIPYSPTGRIRTAELLEAVVPIITLNLQLEQTVHQEISA
- a CDS encoding FAD/NAD(P)-binding protein; the protein is MPSGISIGVVGGGAAAVCLIDNLARSEGDPGSLTVFEPSPHLWRGRAYQIDTEILRVNATPDDMSVRAGDPGHFERWLQAHDRVTGVVRGTDRLSGARFAPRAVYGDYLEETAYAALGRLRGRGWRVDIVGEAVKAAGRRPGQVLLGTGPGRTRAFDYAVLCVGGDSPKDVYGLTGTPGFIAEPYPLSGTLAELGENDHVAVIGSGLTAVDIVLSLAARGHRGPISLMSRRGVLPGVRQRPTPLELRHLTPVRVRTAARERSRLTIEDVAAVLRAEFRDAGADLDGVIEEIIRVDLEDPVDRLRRQLDEVDSPQVGMRILQRAVPETGPDVWPLLREEDKVRVLRAHYRTLMSLCCPMPPSSATVLLGLVEAGRLEMFSGLLDITAADGSGFDVLAADGTAFRADKVISAVNASEGRIPCGALPLVTSLVKARAVSRHPHGGLQLARATSRLTSNGRPDPRLYGLGNIAAGALFFTFGIPSLVDRSQDIVTAILQHSATVDAARSEAEPVAA
- a CDS encoding 3-dehydroquinate synthase family protein, yielding MTFSMQPDTAPTTLQATGGAPYPVVVGTGLHEHVGPLLGDSATRVALIHPPALAAAARRIAGDLERHGRQVLELVVPPGESAKDAGVLVYLWSRLAEVGFTRGDAVVAVGGGATTDLAGFLAATWQQGLRLVLVPSTLLGMVGASVSGRGSLNVPQGKNLVGALHRPAGVVCDLDLLATLPLPEYVGGLAEVVKAGLIADPALLDLIEADPRAAADPAGGRTAELVEGAVRAKSALLGTDPLAEGPREFLDYGHTLGHAVEHAEGYRIRHGHAVSIGMVYAAELAHAAGRLDAPHVLRHRTVLESLGLPTSYPRHAWERLRASLGADGTARGGRLRFVVLDAPGRPGLLQGPDPELLQAAWARVGG